In Zea mays cultivar B73 chromosome 7, Zm-B73-REFERENCE-NAM-5.0, whole genome shotgun sequence, the following proteins share a genomic window:
- the LOC103633753 gene encoding uncharacterized protein, translating to MKDCNIQIFYGRFRSDKKGSASKGSSGCREVDLFVKQVDGKKVTDPAKQDALRSRLRSETLHSLRVMVVGRGPDTELLVANRRSRRVGLRNSKRKLRVITRLLCNFSMSLKWRGRRYLWQGLGQRRKPKRPGSMHAPLRRPGTNGSVKESELLSKEN from the exons ATGAAGGACTGCAACATCCAG ATATTTTACGGCCGGTTCAGATCAGACAAGAAAGGGTCAGCCAGCAAAGGTTCATCAGGTTGCCGTGAGGTGGATCTTTTCGTGAAGCAAGTAGACGGGAAGAAGGTGACTGATCCTGCGAAACAGGACGCGCTGCGGTCACGCCTGAGGTCCGAGACGCTCCATTCGCTCAGGGTCATGGTCGTCGGCCGTGGACCCGACACGGAGCTCCTCGTCGCCAACCGTCGTTCGAGAAGAGTAGGATTGAGAAACTCCAAAAGGAAATTGAGAGTGATAACTCGGCTGTTGTGCAACTTCAGTATGAGCTTGAAGTGGAGAGGAAggcgttatctatggcaag GGCTTGGGCAGAGGAGGAAGCCAAAAAGGCCCGGGAGCATGCACGCGCCCTTGAGGAGGCCCGGAACCAATGGGAGCGTCAAGGAATCAGAGTTGttgtcgaaggagaattga